The Terriglobales bacterium DNA window TTGGAGTTGGACGTGAGATCCCTTCTTCTCCGTTTTGGGCCGCCATCCAATCCGCAGAAGCGCCCGATATACCCGGCTCGCCTTGGTGCTCGGCCACTCACTCACAAGAATTGGATTGACTTGGGAGGCTTTCTAACTTGCTCAGTTCGATCGGCAATTACCCGCAACGCTAGTGCAGTGACTGCCACCTCGGCGCCTTGCTTAGTCTTTCCGTAT harbors:
- a CDS encoding type II toxin-antitoxin system HicB family antitoxin, with the protein product MATVPIPPEGGESFRIVFDKEVDGRWLAEIPQFPGVMAYGKTKQGAEVAVTALALRVIADRTEQVRKPPKSIQFL